One window from the genome of Oceanisphaera sp. IT1-181 encodes:
- the yceD gene encoding 23S rRNA accumulation protein YceD, with amino-acid sequence MEKVKLPNKVDPARCALNRLQYEGEYAASLMPRLAESTQGIHGDINVSLNFGTDAQGLRIMQGKTRMTVSLQCQRCNEPFDTTIESEFTYTPLRANADAPDVPEEYETVEVDEAGEIDLVELVEDELILSLPQIPVHESEHCSEGQFDQSFGTIPTAEERPNPFAILEGLKRK; translated from the coding sequence ATGGAAAAGGTAAAGTTGCCCAATAAGGTTGATCCCGCTCGCTGCGCGCTTAATCGTCTTCAATATGAAGGTGAGTATGCTGCGTCGCTAATGCCCAGACTGGCGGAGTCAACCCAAGGTATCCATGGTGATATCAACGTATCTCTAAACTTTGGCACCGACGCCCAAGGGCTACGCATTATGCAAGGTAAAACTCGCATGACTGTGTCGCTCCAGTGCCAAAGATGTAATGAGCCGTTTGATACTACTATAGAATCCGAATTTACATACACGCCGCTGCGTGCGAACGCAGATGCGCCAGATGTGCCGGAAGAGTACGAAACGGTCGAAGTGGATGAAGCTGGTGAAATAGACTTGGTTGAATTGGTTGAGGATGAACTTATTCTCAGCTTGCCCCAGATTCCGGTTCATGAAAGTGAGCACTGTTCTGAAGGTCAATTCGATCAAAGCTTTGGTACCATTCCAACTGCTGAAGAACGTCCGAACCCTTTCGCCATTCTGGAAGGCTTAAAACGTAAGTAA
- the rluC gene encoding 23S rRNA pseudouridine(955/2504/2580) synthase RluC, with product MKPELQHSVRLLTIDAEYEGQRIDNFLRTELKGVPKSMIYRIVRKGEVRVNKKRIKPEYKLLAGDIVRIPPVRVAEREDPVPSNKLSEVQPLEAAIVYEDDALIVINKPSGLAVHGGSGLSYGLIEGLRALRPQARFLELVHRLDRDTSGLLLVAKKRSMLRNLHEQLREKTVDKHYLALVGGEWPAKQRSVKAPLRKFEMPTGDRVVKVDTKEGKPSETRFKILQQFTQATLVECSPITGRTHQIRVHTLHAGHPIAGDTKYGDPDFDEQMRQLGLKRLFLHACRLRFFHPVLEEQMTLEAPLEPSLERLLTRLTKR from the coding sequence ATGAAACCAGAACTACAACACAGCGTGCGACTACTCACTATAGATGCTGAGTACGAAGGGCAACGCATAGACAACTTTTTACGAACCGAGCTTAAGGGTGTACCCAAAAGCATGATTTATCGCATTGTGCGCAAAGGTGAGGTCAGAGTTAATAAAAAGCGCATTAAACCCGAATACAAACTGCTGGCCGGTGACATAGTGCGCATCCCGCCAGTACGGGTTGCGGAGCGTGAAGATCCGGTGCCAAGCAACAAGCTCAGCGAAGTACAGCCCTTAGAAGCGGCCATCGTCTATGAAGATGATGCACTAATAGTTATCAATAAACCTTCTGGTCTTGCTGTGCATGGCGGCAGTGGCCTGAGCTATGGCCTGATTGAAGGCCTGCGCGCGCTGCGCCCTCAAGCGCGGTTTTTAGAGTTGGTGCATCGTTTGGATCGCGATACCTCTGGCTTATTGCTAGTGGCCAAAAAACGCAGCATGTTGCGCAATCTCCATGAGCAGCTGCGTGAAAAAACCGTGGATAAACATTATTTAGCCTTGGTGGGTGGTGAATGGCCTGCGAAGCAAAGATCCGTGAAGGCACCGCTGCGAAAGTTTGAAATGCCCACGGGTGATCGGGTAGTGAAAGTAGATACCAAAGAAGGTAAACCGTCTGAAACGCGCTTTAAGATCCTGCAGCAGTTTACCCAAGCGACCTTGGTAGAATGTAGCCCCATTACTGGGCGCACCCATCAAATTCGCGTGCACACCTTGCATGCGGGGCATCCGATTGCCGGTGATACCAAATACGGTGATCCTGATTTTGATGAGCAAATGCGCCAGTTAGGCTTAAAGCGCTTGTTTTTGCATGCGTGTCGGTTGCGCTTTTTCCATCCGGTATTGGAAGAGCAGATGACCCTAGAAGCACCATTAGAGCCTAGCTTGGAGCGCTTATTAACGCGCCTGACTAAGCGTTAA
- the plsX gene encoding phosphate acyltransferase PlsX, which produces MSQLTVALDMMGGDFGPSITVPAAAQALSLLPDLNLLMFGLEAELSPWLTRLQLDQHPRVQTYFCTQQVGNDHKAAYALRHLTDSSMRNALDALASGRASACVSAGNTGALMAMAMKVLNTVPGVDRPALITRLPQGGGGYALLLDVGANISCSAEQLVQFALMGEQAAQHILGIASPRIALLNVGAEANKGNEAVRVAGSRLSQTADLNYSGYIEGNELFIGRADVIVCDGFVGNVALKTSEGVARLLLGQKLKRGFLSKMLTFWLKKRLSHLNPDQYNGASLIGLRASVVKSHGSAGSPAFFNAILQAISEIEHDLPASIAHRFDTAPQDSHAR; this is translated from the coding sequence TTGTCGCAGCTTACCGTTGCGTTAGATATGATGGGGGGAGATTTTGGCCCCTCAATAACAGTGCCTGCCGCCGCGCAGGCACTGTCGCTTCTACCTGATCTGAATCTGTTGATGTTTGGCTTGGAAGCGGAGCTTTCTCCTTGGCTAACACGCCTGCAATTAGACCAACATCCCAGAGTACAGACGTACTTTTGTACGCAACAGGTGGGCAATGACCATAAAGCCGCTTATGCCCTGCGTCATCTAACCGACTCTTCTATGCGCAACGCGCTTGATGCTCTAGCATCAGGGCGCGCTTCTGCTTGCGTGAGTGCCGGTAATACTGGAGCGTTAATGGCCATGGCCATGAAAGTGCTCAATACCGTGCCTGGCGTAGACAGACCGGCGCTGATCACGCGCCTCCCACAGGGTGGTGGCGGCTATGCCTTACTGCTGGATGTGGGGGCGAATATTAGTTGCAGCGCCGAACAATTGGTGCAGTTTGCATTAATGGGAGAGCAGGCCGCCCAGCACATATTAGGCATAGCGTCACCGCGTATTGCCCTACTGAATGTGGGCGCAGAAGCCAACAAAGGTAATGAGGCGGTACGGGTGGCCGGTAGCCGCTTGAGCCAAACCGCAGATCTGAATTACAGCGGTTATATCGAAGGCAATGAGTTGTTTATCGGCCGAGCGGACGTCATAGTGTGTGACGGATTTGTCGGCAATGTGGCTCTTAAAACCAGCGAAGGCGTGGCCCGATTACTATTAGGCCAAAAACTTAAACGCGGTTTCTTAAGCAAAATGCTGACCTTTTGGTTAAAAAAACGACTCTCCCATCTGAACCCCGACCAGTATAATGGTGCAAGTCTGATAGGATTACGCGCCAGTGTGGTGAAAAGCCATGGCAGTGCGGGGTCACCTGCCTTCTTCAATGCGATCTTACAGGCCATATCTGAAATAGAGCATGACCTGCCTGCGAGCATCGCGCATCGTTTCGATACTGCCCCACAGGACAGTCACGCAAGATAA
- a CDS encoding nucleoside triphosphate pyrophosphatase: MPFALPSLILASSSVYRQQLLAKLQLPFSCHSPDIDETALPDERAEALVLRLAEQKARAFSHLYPRSLIIGSDQVCVSQGQILGKPHTLANARAQLLAASGQRITFYTGLAVYDAAKLQMRSMVEPFSVVFRTLNEAQVDRYLEREPALDCAGAFKCEGLGISLFERMEGRDPNALVGLPLIALVDLLAECGVQVP; this comes from the coding sequence ATGCCTTTTGCCCTGCCGTCACTTATTCTTGCTTCGTCATCCGTCTATCGCCAGCAGCTATTAGCTAAGCTACAACTGCCTTTTAGCTGCCACAGCCCCGACATTGACGAGACCGCCCTGCCCGATGAGCGTGCCGAGGCGTTAGTACTGCGCTTAGCCGAGCAAAAAGCCCGCGCCTTTAGCCATCTTTATCCGCGCAGCCTGATTATTGGATCCGATCAGGTGTGTGTGAGCCAAGGCCAAATCTTGGGCAAGCCACATACCTTGGCCAACGCCCGCGCACAATTATTGGCCGCCAGTGGCCAGCGCATTACCTTTTATACAGGGCTCGCCGTTTATGATGCCGCAAAGCTGCAAATGCGCTCCATGGTGGAGCCGTTTTCTGTGGTGTTTCGTACCTTGAATGAGGCACAAGTGGATCGCTACCTGGAGCGAGAGCCCGCATTGGACTGCGCCGGCGCCTTTAAATGCGAAGGCTTAGGCATCAGCTTATTTGAGCGCATGGAAGGCCGAGACCCCAACGCCCTCGTCGGCCTGCCCTTAATCGCACTGGTCGATCTATTGGCTGAGTGTGGGGTGCAAGTGCCTTAG
- the rne gene encoding ribonuclease E, whose amino-acid sequence MKRMLINATQEEELRVALVDGQKLYDLDIESPGHEQKKANIYKGKITRVEPSLEAAFVDYGAERHGFLPLKEIARNYFPAGYSYQGRPNIKEVVKEGQEVIVQIDKEERGNKGAALTTFISLAGSYLVLMPNNPRAGGISRRIEGDERTELKEALSQLALPDGMGLIVRTAGVGKSAEELEWDLRVLQGHWKAIQEASEGGPAPFLIHQESNVIVRAIRDYLRRDIGEIVIDNPVVYERAKKHIELVRPDSLKIVKLYDGDVPMFSHYQIESQIESAFQREVRLPSGGSIVIDPTEALTSIDINSSRATKGSDIEETALKTNLEAAEEIARQLRLRDLGGLVVIDFIDMTPVRHQREVENCLRDAVRQDRARIQLGRISRFGLLEMSRQRLRPSLGESSTHVCPRCLGQGTIRDTESLALAILRLIEEEALKDNTGQIHGQVPVDVAAYLLNEKRKSIASLEQRYSVEIYIIPNEQLETPHFSVERVRSGEEESVSSYNLKTDVPKPTYTPRDSQSGSRIEQPALQGFTAPAPAPAPTPSAAAPAPAAAPAPRPTAAPAAAVVTGPGLISRVCSVVSSWFKGNTDAQATPATVTDRPATTNANSSAGNNTSTSASNSNGERNQSRNNNRTSSRDRNDRNGNDRNDRSQRNTRNSNTRKPREEERNTAVQAESKAPVTVAVQDENKTDRPRRERRKPRRDQQPAPAQLNEVDTAATAATAAATTAVTTTAAATAPESQEQNLAERRQRRQQRKQVRIGGEEPAAVTPAETEAQPQATAKADDNSSKDHHKRSAMPKRKRINEDSRRRRREDSIAALIASQGEDKWIATEEALAAAQPVPQEAKAQPTPAVSEQPVAKQEAPKQEAPKPEAAKVETQVAPEAAAPVAAKVETQVEPKAAEPVAAARPVEEQKVEEQKVEEQKAAEPKVVEPKAEEQPVVKAEPVKAEQVQAEPVAPAVAEPAPTQQPVAIQPEPVAAAPVAPTPSEPAVVAPQHKAEPVAAPQPKVEPAVASQPAAKPEAAPQPKAEPVAAQPEAKAAPKAAGLYRRSRQASAPMVKPEVVAPVPYVKPEYPQQLPRENVATSGRHAGSTAAQNKASAPMAKPESH is encoded by the coding sequence ATGAAAAGAATGCTAATCAACGCAACCCAAGAAGAAGAGTTGCGCGTCGCCCTAGTAGATGGGCAAAAACTGTACGACCTGGATATTGAAAGTCCAGGCCATGAACAAAAAAAAGCCAACATCTATAAAGGTAAAATTACCCGCGTAGAGCCCAGCCTAGAAGCGGCGTTTGTCGATTACGGTGCTGAGCGTCATGGTTTTTTACCCTTAAAAGAAATTGCGCGTAACTATTTCCCTGCCGGATACAGCTACCAAGGCCGACCCAACATCAAAGAAGTGGTCAAAGAAGGCCAAGAAGTCATCGTACAAATTGATAAAGAAGAGCGCGGCAATAAAGGCGCGGCACTCACGACTTTTATCAGCTTGGCCGGCTCTTACTTGGTATTGATGCCTAACAACCCACGTGCCGGCGGTATTTCTCGTCGTATCGAAGGCGATGAGCGCACCGAGCTTAAAGAAGCCTTGTCTCAGCTTGCCCTGCCCGATGGCATGGGCCTGATTGTGCGCACCGCCGGTGTGGGCAAATCAGCAGAAGAGCTAGAGTGGGACTTGCGCGTACTACAAGGTCACTGGAAAGCGATTCAAGAAGCCTCTGAAGGCGGCCCCGCTCCTTTCTTAATTCACCAAGAAAGTAACGTGATTGTGCGGGCCATTCGCGACTACCTACGCCGTGATATTGGCGAGATTGTGATCGACAATCCCGTTGTCTACGAGCGCGCTAAAAAGCACATTGAGCTAGTACGCCCAGACTCCTTGAAAATCGTGAAGCTGTACGACGGCGACGTGCCGATGTTTAGCCACTACCAGATTGAAAGCCAAATTGAGTCGGCCTTTCAGCGCGAAGTGCGCCTGCCCTCAGGCGGCAGCATCGTTATTGACCCTACCGAAGCCTTAACCAGTATCGATATTAACTCTTCTCGCGCCACCAAAGGCAGCGACATAGAAGAGACAGCACTGAAAACCAACCTAGAAGCGGCCGAAGAAATTGCCCGCCAGTTACGCCTGCGTGACTTAGGTGGCTTAGTGGTAATCGACTTTATCGACATGACGCCCGTGCGCCATCAGCGTGAAGTAGAAAACTGCCTGCGCGATGCCGTACGCCAAGACCGTGCCCGCATTCAATTAGGCCGTATCTCTCGCTTTGGTTTGCTGGAAATGTCCCGTCAGCGTTTGCGCCCTTCTCTCGGTGAGTCCAGCACCCATGTTTGCCCTCGCTGTTTAGGCCAAGGCACCATTCGTGATACCGAGTCACTGGCGCTGGCCATTTTGCGCCTTATTGAAGAAGAAGCGCTCAAAGACAACACCGGTCAAATTCACGGCCAGGTGCCAGTAGACGTAGCCGCTTATCTGCTGAACGAAAAGCGCAAGTCTATCGCCAGCCTAGAGCAGCGTTATAGCGTTGAAATTTATATTATTCCTAACGAGCAGCTGGAAACACCACACTTTAGTGTGGAACGTGTGCGCAGCGGCGAAGAAGAAAGTGTTAGCAGCTACAACCTAAAAACGGATGTGCCCAAGCCGACGTATACGCCCCGTGACAGTCAGTCTGGCTCGCGTATTGAGCAACCTGCATTGCAAGGTTTTACCGCACCCGCTCCAGCGCCCGCTCCGACGCCTAGCGCCGCAGCCCCGGCACCTGCTGCAGCCCCAGCTCCAAGACCTACTGCCGCGCCTGCCGCTGCAGTGGTAACCGGACCTGGCTTGATTAGTCGTGTTTGCAGCGTTGTTAGCAGCTGGTTTAAAGGTAACACGGACGCGCAAGCAACACCTGCAACCGTCACTGACCGCCCCGCCACTACGAATGCCAACAGCAGTGCCGGTAATAACACCAGCACCAGTGCGAGCAACAGCAACGGCGAGCGCAATCAGAGCCGTAACAATAATCGCACGTCGAGCCGTGACCGTAACGATCGCAACGGCAACGACCGTAATGATCGCTCACAGCGCAATACTCGTAATAGCAACACTCGCAAACCACGCGAAGAAGAACGCAACACTGCCGTGCAAGCTGAGTCTAAAGCACCGGTAACCGTTGCCGTACAGGATGAAAATAAAACTGATCGCCCACGCCGTGAACGCAGAAAACCGCGCCGTGACCAGCAACCAGCACCTGCTCAACTTAATGAAGTGGATACTGCGGCAACTGCCGCTACTGCTGCCGCAACAACAGCAGTAACGACCACCGCCGCTGCAACCGCTCCTGAGTCTCAAGAGCAGAACTTGGCCGAACGTCGTCAGCGCCGTCAGCAAAGAAAGCAAGTGCGTATTGGTGGTGAAGAGCCAGCAGCAGTAACACCTGCTGAGACTGAAGCCCAGCCGCAAGCGACTGCCAAGGCAGACGATAACAGCAGCAAAGATCACCACAAACGCAGTGCCATGCCTAAGCGCAAGCGCATCAACGAAGACAGCCGTCGTCGTCGTCGCGAAGACAGCATAGCCGCGTTAATTGCCTCTCAAGGTGAAGACAAGTGGATTGCGACCGAAGAAGCACTGGCCGCAGCACAACCTGTGCCGCAAGAAGCCAAAGCTCAGCCAACGCCAGCAGTAAGTGAACAGCCGGTAGCTAAGCAAGAAGCGCCTAAGCAAGAGGCTCCTAAGCCAGAAGCAGCGAAAGTAGAAACTCAAGTTGCCCCTGAAGCTGCAGCGCCAGTAGCTGCAAAAGTGGAAACTCAGGTTGAGCCAAAAGCCGCCGAGCCAGTTGCAGCCGCCCGCCCTGTTGAAGAGCAAAAGGTTGAAGAGCAAAAGGTTGAAGAGCAAAAAGCAGCAGAGCCAAAGGTTGTAGAGCCGAAAGCTGAGGAGCAGCCTGTAGTTAAAGCTGAACCAGTTAAAGCGGAGCAAGTTCAAGCTGAACCTGTAGCACCTGCAGTAGCAGAGCCAGCGCCGACTCAACAGCCAGTAGCAATTCAGCCCGAGCCAGTAGCAGCCGCGCCGGTTGCACCAACGCCAAGCGAGCCTGCCGTTGTTGCTCCTCAGCATAAAGCTGAACCAGTAGCCGCTCCTCAGCCAAAAGTTGAGCCGGCAGTAGCTAGCCAGCCCGCGGCGAAGCCTGAAGCTGCTCCTCAGCCTAAAGCTGAACCAGTAGCTGCGCAGCCAGAAGCAAAAGCAGCGCCAAAGGCCGCCGGTTTATACCGTCGCTCACGCCAAGCCTCTGCGCCCATGGTGAAGCCAGAAGTGGTTGCGCCAGTGCCATACGTAAAGCCTGAGTACCCTCAGCAGCTGCCACGCGAAAACGTCGCTACTAGCGGACGTCACGCAGGCAGCACTGCGGCACAGAACAAAGCATCGGCCCCCATGGCGAAGCCAGAAAGTCATTAA
- a CDS encoding HAD-IA family hydrolase has translation MKFRLVIFDWDGTLMDSVSRIVSSMQAAALDCLLPVPSSEAVRDIIGLSLYKAFPILFGAISEEQSAQLLIVYRRHYLELDQTPSPLFAGASDTIKGLHASGYQLAVATGKQRVGLDCVLADTQLGSYFHALRGADQAVSKPHPLMLEQILAELKVSPTDAVMVGDSSYDLEMAQAIGMPRIGVTYGVHDSIKLSVHQPLALIDDIRQLRDWV, from the coding sequence ATGAAGTTTCGATTAGTGATTTTTGATTGGGATGGCACGCTCATGGACTCGGTGTCGCGCATTGTGTCTAGCATGCAGGCTGCGGCGCTGGATTGCCTGTTACCGGTGCCCAGTAGCGAAGCGGTGCGCGATATTATCGGCCTAAGCTTATATAAGGCGTTTCCGATTTTGTTTGGCGCCATCAGTGAAGAGCAGTCGGCCCAACTGCTGATCGTCTATCGCCGTCATTATTTGGAGCTGGATCAAACGCCATCGCCCTTGTTTGCTGGGGCGTCGGATACCATCAAAGGCTTGCACGCGAGTGGCTATCAATTAGCGGTGGCTACGGGTAAGCAACGCGTGGGTTTGGACTGCGTATTGGCGGACACCCAGCTGGGCAGTTATTTTCACGCCTTGCGCGGGGCCGATCAGGCGGTGTCTAAGCCGCACCCGTTAATGTTGGAGCAGATTTTAGCTGAGCTTAAAGTCAGCCCCACGGATGCGGTGATGGTGGGGGATTCAAGCTACGACCTAGAAATGGCCCAAGCCATCGGCATGCCGCGTATCGGTGTGACCTACGGCGTGCACGACTCCATTAAATTAAGCGTGCATCAGCCACTGGCCTTAATTGACGATATTCGTCAATTGCGAGATTGGGTTTAA
- a CDS encoding beta-ketoacyl-ACP synthase III, with protein sequence MNSKILGTGSYLPEAVRTNTDLEKMVDTSDTWIVERTGIRERRIAGMDETIATMSHQAALRAIEAAGISALDLDMIILATTSGENAFPAAACEVQALLEVPGIPAFDLSAACAGFSYALSVADQFIKSGAARHILVIGADALSRMCDPVDRGTVILFGDGAGAVIIGASEEPGILSTHLHADGRYAEMLKLPHRARGISGDEMGAYMTMKGNDVFKVAVSRLSEIVTQTLEANNIDKSELDWLVPHQANYRIINATARKLGMSLDNVILTLDRHGNTSAASVPIAFDEGVRDGRIQRGHLVLLEAFGGGFAWGSALIRF encoded by the coding sequence ATGAACAGTAAAATATTGGGAACCGGCAGCTACCTGCCTGAAGCGGTACGTACTAATACCGACTTAGAGAAAATGGTAGACACCAGCGACACCTGGATAGTGGAGCGAACCGGTATTCGCGAACGCCGCATTGCCGGCATGGACGAAACCATCGCAACTATGTCTCATCAAGCGGCATTGCGCGCCATTGAGGCTGCAGGTATTTCCGCCCTTGATCTCGACATGATCATTCTTGCTACCACCAGTGGCGAAAACGCTTTTCCGGCCGCCGCTTGTGAAGTACAAGCGTTACTGGAAGTGCCGGGTATTCCCGCTTTTGACTTATCTGCGGCCTGTGCAGGTTTTAGCTACGCCTTGAGCGTGGCGGATCAATTTATTAAAAGCGGTGCCGCCCGCCACATCTTAGTGATAGGTGCGGATGCGCTGTCACGGATGTGTGACCCAGTAGACCGCGGTACCGTGATCCTGTTTGGTGATGGTGCCGGCGCGGTAATCATTGGCGCAAGCGAAGAGCCCGGCATCCTGTCGACGCATTTGCACGCCGATGGCCGTTACGCCGAGATGCTGAAATTACCGCATCGTGCTCGTGGTATCAGTGGCGACGAAATGGGCGCCTATATGACCATGAAAGGCAATGACGTATTTAAGGTGGCGGTATCACGATTGAGCGAAATTGTGACCCAGACCTTAGAAGCCAACAATATTGATAAGTCTGAGCTGGACTGGTTGGTGCCGCATCAGGCAAATTACCGTATTATTAACGCCACCGCGCGCAAGTTAGGCATGTCGTTAGACAATGTTATTTTAACGCTCGATCGCCACGGTAATACCTCGGCGGCCAGTGTGCCCATCGCCTTCGATGAAGGGGTGCGTGATGGTCGTATTCAGAGGGGCCATTTGGTGCTGCTGGAAGCCTTTGGCGGTGGTTTTGCTTGGGGCTCTGCCTTGATCAGGTTTTAA
- the rpmF gene encoding 50S ribosomal protein L32, translating into MAVQKNKVSRAVRGSRRSHDSLTAAALTVDKTTGELHRRHHITADGFYRGVKVINK; encoded by the coding sequence ATGGCCGTACAAAAGAATAAAGTATCTCGCGCTGTGCGCGGAAGCCGTCGTTCACACGACTCGTTGACTGCTGCTGCACTGACTGTAGATAAAACTACAGGCGAATTGCATCGTCGTCATCACATCACTGCGGATGGTTTTTACCGCGGTGTAAAGGTTATTAATAAGTAA